The genome window GGCCAGCTGCGAAGCCCCCAGGGAACCGTCCAACTTCCCCCCCCCACCGAAAGTGCCCTCTTGCAGGTGCTGGTTCACCACCTTGGTCAAACCGTAACCAAGGAGCAGCTTTTAGAGTGGCTCTGGCAAGGTGGCAAGTACCTGAACGAGAACACGTTAAGCGTTAACGTCAGCCGGCTGCGAACCAAACTATCCTCGGTCGGCCTTGACCAGACTATCAGAACGGAACGGGGCGTTGGCTACCGGATGGTGGATGACCATGAATAATTCTTTTTGGCGGCTCTGGCTGTGGTCCCAGTTCCCACTACTCAGCAGCTACGCTCTCCTCACCGGTTTAGTTGCCCTGCTCTGCTACCTGTACCGACTTCCGCTAATAGTCTTCATTGACCTCCTCCGTTTCAGTTTGCCGCTGCTCATCATCTGGCTAATTGCTACGATTCTGCTGGCAAAGCATCGGCAGGTCCTGCTTGCGCGTCAGTTGCCACAGGCTGATTTTCAACCACACTCGCCTGTCGAGGAGCGGTTAGCAACTATGCTTACCAAATCTCAGCACAGCTCCCGACAGATTCTTCAAGCGGTCCGGCAAAAACAACAGGAGCAAAACGACCACCGGGACCTGTTCGCCCACGAAATTAAGAACCACCTTGCAATTTTGCGGGCTCAGGCCGAGGAGCAGCCCCAAGTGCCCAGCAAACAAGTCCGGGCCGCGATACCTCGACCTGCTCCTCAGCGGTGAACGCTTGGCGATAACTAGCCATGATTTTAACTTTCAGTGGTTACCACTCGCCAAGTTGACGGCGACCATTGTTCAAGAAAATGCTGCACTCTTTATCAACAAGCAGCTTGTCCCCGAGATCAGCATTCCCGCAAATTTGCGCTTGCTAACCGACCAAAAATGGCTTCATTTCTGTATCAACCAGCTTCTGACCAATGCTATTAAGTACGCAGAACCAGGCTCCGTTATTAAACTGGTTTGGCAAACGGATTGTTTAACGATCTGTGACACCGGGCTGCCCATCAGCAG of Limosilactobacillus oris contains these proteins:
- a CDS encoding ATP-binding protein, which gives rise to MAITSHDFNFQWLPLAKLTATIVQENAALFINKQLVPEISIPANLRLLTDQKWLHFCINQLLTNAIKYAEPGSVIKLVWQTDCLTICDTGLPISSTDQPRIFESGFTGQNGHQTTKSTGMGLYFVKQVTDQLNFSVRVFSPNDHSTVAELIFPPDNIS